One stretch of Juglans microcarpa x Juglans regia isolate MS1-56 chromosome 3D, Jm3101_v1.0, whole genome shotgun sequence DNA includes these proteins:
- the LOC121255023 gene encoding uncharacterized protein LOC121255023 — MERIEEMWGHLKLTKDEDEPIELEEEAREEVHRKCEWCLIGKFYMERSIGRAIVESTMVKIWRVGKQATVKEVGPNVFIITFSTQMDKKRIEEGRPWSFDNNLFVIKPFDGYVQPNMMKFDNALLWVQMHNLLLVGMNCECGERIGRSLGVVEEVEVDEDDVGWGTFLRVKVLLDLTKPIARRRKVTINGSKFWIPLKYEKLPRFYFKCGRILHEGNNWQQSGQQEGEAARFGL, encoded by the coding sequence ATGGAAAGGATTGAGGAGATGTGGGGTCATCTGAAACTCACAAAGGATGAGGATGAGCCAATTGAATTAGAAGAGGAAGCTAGAGAGGAAGTCCATCGTAAATGTGAGTGGTGTTTGATAGGGAAATTCTATATGGAAAGATCGATAGGAAGGGCTATCGTTGAATCAACAATGGTAAAAATATGGAGAGTAGGCAAACAAGCAACTGTCAAAGAAGTGGGGCCAAATGTCTTTATCATCACTTTTTCCACTCAAATGGACAAGAAGAGAATCGAGGAGGGACGTCCATGGTCTTTTGACAACAACCTATTTGTCATCAAACCTTTTGATGGCTATGTTCAACCCAACATGATGAAATTTGATAACGCTTTGCTATGGGTCCAAATGCACAATTTGCTTTTAGTAGGCATGAACTGTGAATGTGGAGAAAGAATTGGAAGATCACTAGGTGTGGTGGAAGAAGTGGAAGTGGATGAAGATGATGTGGGGTGGGGAACTTTCCTGAGGGTGAAAGTCTTATTGGATTTGACAAAACCAATAGCAAGAAGGCGTAAAGTGACAATCAATGGCTCAAAATTCTGGATACCTTTGAAGTATGAAAAACTGCCACGCTTTTATTTTAAGTGTGGTCGAATTCTTCATGAAGGGAACAATTGGCAACAAAGTGGCCAACAAGAAGGAGAGGCTGCTCGGTTCGGGTTATGA
- the LOC121255024 gene encoding wall-associated receptor kinase-like 1: protein MSLTSSAWIFVNILLLLPSVSPVSAASHAIPINGTCHDTCGTITIKFPFGTGFGCGHPDFARYIKCSSGTLQFSTGTGIYTISSIDYPSSTIFVTDPLMSTCSSMQNSGSFSLDRASPFTITEDDIFVLLGCSTTSPVFDLDEELCDTGSGSRICRGLYSCKGVTGIGLPQNAPISTCCVYDSPSGLGSGYALDLPKLQCSSYTSISGFGDDAGDPMQWKFGISLQYNDSYSTDKCKDCEASGGLCGFAGLDQSFACICRNGVNSSNNCLGRGFAWSGTVRLKIQMEMVLGGFWFLWMLLLL, encoded by the exons ATGTCACTCACCTCTAGTGCTTGGATCTTCGTGAACATCCTGCTCTTGCTCCCATCAGTTTCCCCAGTCTCTGCCGCTTCCCACGCCATCCCAATTAATGGTACATGTCATGACACATGCGGCACTATCACCATAAAGTTCCCATTCGGCACTGGTTTTGGATGTGGGCATCCTGACTTTGCCAGGTACATAAAATGCAGCTCTGGGACACTCCAGTTCTCTACTGGCACTGGCATTTACACTATTTCCTCCATCGACTACCCGAGCAGCACCATATTTGTTACAGACCCCCTTATGTCAACTTGTTCTTCAATGCAAAACTCTGGGAGCTTCAGCTTAGATAGGGCAAGCCCCTTCACTATAACTGAAGATGATATCTTTGTTTTGCTCGGTTGCTCTACAACCTCTCCTGTGTTTGATCTTGATGAAGAGCTTTGTGATACTGGCTCAGGTTCTCGTATCTGTAGAGGGCTGTATTCTTGCAAGGGAGTGACAGGCATTGGACTGCCACAAAATGCGCCCATTTCCACATGTTGTGTTTATGACTCTCCGAGTGGCCTTGGGTCAGGTTATGCTTTGGACCTTCCGAAGCTCCAGTGTTCATCATATACATCAATATCTGGGTTTGGGGATGATGCTGGGGATCCGATGCAATGGAAATTTGGAATCTCTTTGCAATATAATGATTCGTATTCTACTGATAAGTGTAAGGATTGTGAAGCAAGTGGGGGTTTGTGCGGTTTTGCTGGCTTGGACCAGTCATTTGCCTGTATTTGTAGAAATGGGGTGAACAGCAGCAACAACTGCCTCGGACGAG GGTTTGCTTGGAGCGGGACAGTGAGACTAAAAATTCAAATGGAGATGGTTCTTGGAG GATTTTGGTTCTTGTGGATGTTGCTATTGCTTTGA
- the LOC121256517 gene encoding pentatricopeptide repeat-containing protein At1g69290-like, producing MLRRPLSFLPRRPFSSTPEIPSLYSFLQPSIFALKKTPSPPPPTSPDQSPRALTPDHIATLETTLHQSLLTSNTDEAWKSFKTLTSNTVFPSKSLTNSLVIHLSSLNDIHNLKRAFASVVYLIEKKPKLLDFETLGNLLSAMKCANTAAPAFALIKCMLKNRYFVPFGLWGSALVEISRKNGNFVAFLRVFEENCRIALDEKLDFMKPDLPACNAALEGCCRELESVSDAENVVETMSILGIRPDESSFGSLAYLYALKGLGEKIIELEGLMDGFGFSNKSAFFINLVSGYIKSGNLESVSATILHCCEDSKFGEETYREVVNGFLNNGSVKSLATLIIEAQKLEPSSVLVDRSVGYGIVNACVNLGLSDKAHSILDEMDAQGGSVGLGVYVPILKAYRKEHRTAEATQLVMEITNSGLQLDVETYDSLIEASMSSQDFQSAFSLFRDMREARIPDLKGSYLTIMTGLMENHRPELMAAFLDEVVEDPRIEVATHDWNSIIHAFCKAGRLEDARRTFRRMIFLQFEPNDQTYLSQINGYVTTEKYFSVLMLWNEVKRKVSNDGQKGVKFDHNLVDAFLYALVKGGFFDAVMEVVEKTQEMKIFVDKWRYKQAFMETHKKLKVAKLRKRNFRKMEALVAFKNWAGLNV from the coding sequence ATGTTGAGGAGACCACTCTCCTTTCTCCCGCGGAGACCCTTCTCCTCCACACCCGAAATTCCATCCCTTTACTCCTTCCTCCAACCTTCCATCTTCGCTCTCAAGAAAACCCCATCACCACCGCCTCCGACATCCCCAGACCAATCTCCGCGAGCCCTGACCCCAGATCACATAGCCACGCTAGAGACCACGCTCCACCAGTCCCTCCTCACCAGCAACACCGATGAGGCGTGGAAATCCTTCAAGACCCTCACCAGTAACACTGTCTTCCCAAGTAAGTCCCTCACCAATTCTCTCGTCATCCATTTGTCCTCCCTCAACGACATTCACAATCTCAAGAGGGCTTTTGCCTCTGTGGTATATCTTATAGAGAAGAAGCCTAAGTTGTTGGATTTTGAAACGCTTGGGAATCTATTGAGTGCTATGAAATGTGCCAACACTGCTGCCCCTGCTTTTGCTTTGATAAAGTGTATGCTAAAAAATAGGTATTTTGTTCCCTTTGGATTATGGGGGAGTGCGCTTGTTGAAATAAGTAGGAAAAATGGTAACTTTGTCGCATTTTTGCGGGTTTTCGAAGAAAATTGTAGGATTGCTTTGGATGAGAAGTTGGATTTTATGAAACCTGACCTGCCGGCTTGTAATGCGGCATTGGAAGGGTGTTGCCGTGAACTAGAATCAGTGAGCGATGCGGAGAATGTTGTTGAAACAATGTCCATTTTGGGTATTAGGCCAGATGAATCGAGTTTTGGCTCTCTTGCCTATTTGTATGCACTTAAGGGGCTTGGAGAAAAGATAATTGAGTTGGAAGGTTTGATGGATGGATTTGGTTTTTCTAACAAAAGTGCCTTTTTCATCAATTTGGTTAGTGGTTACATAAAGTCTGGCAATTTAGAATCTGTGTCTGCAACTATTCTGCATTGTTGCGAAGATTCAAAGTTTGGAGAAGAAACTTATCGTGAAGTGGTTAATGGATTTCTTAATAATGGGAGTGTCAAGAGTTTAGCGACTTTGATCATTGAAGCTCAAAAGTTAGAGCCTTCGTCAGTTTTGGTTGATAGATCTGTGGGCTATGGTATTGTTAATGCTTGTGTTAACCTTGGATTATCAGATAAGGCACACAGCATTCTTGATGAGATGGATGCTCAGGGAGGATCCGTGGGGCTTGGGGTGTATGTTCCGATCTTGAAGGCTTACCGCAAAGAGCATCGAACAGCTGAAGCTACTCAACTGGTCATGGAGATTACCAATTCAGGCCTTCAGTTGGATGTAGAAACCTATGATTCTTTGATTGAAGCATCCATGTCAAGCCAAGATTTTCAGTCggctttttctttgtttaggGACATGAGGGAAGCAAGAATACCTGACCTTAAGGGTAGTTACTTAACTATAATGACTGGCTTAATGGAGAATCATCGGCCTGAGTTGATGGCTGCCTTCTTAGATGAGGTTGTTGAGGATCCTCGAATTGAAGTGGCAACCCATGACTGGAACTCAATTATTCATGCTTTTTGTAAAGCTGGGCGATTAGAAGATGCAAGGAGGACTTTCAGAAGGATGATATTCCTGCAGTTCGAACCAAATGACCAGACATATTTGTCCCAAATCAATGGATATGTGACTACAGAGAAATATTTCAGCGTTTTGATGCTGTGGAATGAGGTTAAACGAAAAGTTTCAAATGATGGGCAGAAGGGGGTCAAATTTGATCACAATTTGGTGGATGCATTCCTTTATGCTCTGGTTAAGGGAGGTTTCTTTGATGCAGTGATGGAAGTTGTGGAGAAAACTCAGGAAATGAAGATCTTTGTAGATAAGTGGAGGTATAAGCAAGCATTTATGGAGACTCATAAAAAGCTCAAAGTGGCAAAATTGAGGAAGAGGAACTTTCGAAAAATGGAAGCACTTGTTGCTTTCAAGAATTGGGCTGGCCTTAATGTATGA
- the LOC121256307 gene encoding protein root UVB sensitive 3 isoform X2 — protein MEASKSSSAEVILEEWNGSSSTKLSRTATITASPSLSIQRSGRRLHHVWRRVLQAFVPEGFPNSVTPDYVPFQVWDSLQGLSTYIRTMLSTQALLSAIGVGEKSATVIGATFQWFLRDLTGMLGGILFTFYQGSNLDSNAKMWRLIADLMNDLGMLMDLVSPLFPSAFVFVVCLGSLSRSFTGVAGGATRAALTQHFALQSNAADISAKEGSQETLATMIGMALGMLLARITMGHALAIWFSFLSLTLFHIYANYKAVRCLVLTSLNPERSSILLQHFLETGQVLSPEKVSRMEHVLPVWTTSWSSKSAKQIHMQVHLGVRVSSLNHSELMDLLHSAGSHYKKDKNKCVHLESQSWMDKHYEVFIQKLWSSGWKTERLLSPSIVWKAKWICEPLDAKMD, from the exons ATGGAAGCATCAAAATCGTCCTCTGCAGAGGTCATCTTAGAAGAATGGAATGGTTCTTCTTCCACCAAACTCTCCAGAACTGCCACCATTACCGCTTCCCCTTCTCTCTCCATCCAaag GTCTGGTCGCCGACTCCACCATGTTTGGAGACGGGTTCTCCAAGCATTTGTACCCGAg GGTTTTCCTAACAGTGTAACTCCAGATTATGTACCTTTTCAAGTCTGGGATTCACTGCAG GGCCTTTCAACGTACATCCGGACCATGCTCTCGACACAA gCTCTTCTTAGTGCTATTGGAGTTGGTGAGAAATCCGCGACTGTAATTGGTGCCACATTTCAG TGGTTTTTGAGGGACCTAACTGGAATGCTTGGAGGCATTTTATTCACATTCTACCAG GGCTCAAACCTGGATAGCAATGCCAAAATGTGGCGTTTAATCGCAGATCTTATGAATGATCTTG GAATGTTGATGGACCTGGTTTCCCCCTTGTTTCCTTCAGCTTTCGTGTTTGTAGTTTGCTTGGGGAGCCTATCACGATCATTCA CTGGTGTTGCCGGTGGAGCAACTAGAGCTGCTTTGACGCAGCATTTTGCCCTTCAGAGTAATGCTGCAGATATTTCTGCCAAG GAAGGAAGTCAGGAGACATTGGCAACAATGATTGGCATGGCTTTGGGAATGCTTCTTGCTCGGATTACAATGGGGCATGCACTAgctatttggttttcttttctgtCACTCACCCTGTTCCATATATATG CAAACTACAAGGCTGTCCGATGCCTTGTCTTAACCTCACTAAATCCTGAGAGGAGCTCAATTCTTTTGCAGCATTTCCTGGAAACTGGCCAAG TTCTCTCACCTGAAAAGGTCTCTAGGATGGAGCATGTACTACCCGTATGGACCACTTCATGGAGCTCCAAGAGTGCTAAACAGATACACATGCAAGTACACTTAGGTGTAAGGGTGTCTTCTCTTAATCACTCGGAACT GATGGACCTGTTGCATTCTGCAGGATCTCATTACAAGAAAG ATAAAAACAAGTGTGTGCATTTGGAGAGCCAATCATGGATGGATAAACATTACGAAGTTTTTATTCAAAAG CTATGGTCCTCAGGTTGGAAAACAGAACGACTTCTATCGCCTTCTATTGTTTGGAAGGCAAAATGGATCTGTGAGCCTTTGGATGCAAAGATGGACTAG
- the LOC121256307 gene encoding protein root UVB sensitive 3 isoform X4 produces the protein MEASKSSSAEVILEEWNGSSSTKLSRTATITASPSLSIQRSGRRLHHVWRRVLQAFVPEGFPNSVTPDYVPFQVWDSLQGLSTYIRTMLSTQALLSAIGVGEKSATVIGATFQWFLRDLTGMLGGILFTFYQGSNLDSNAKMWRLIADLMNDLGMLMDLVSPLFPSAFVFVVCLGSLSRSFTGVAGGATRAALTQHFALQSNAADISAKEGSQETLATMIGMALGMLLARITMGHALAIWFSFLSLTLFHIYANYKAVRCLVLTSLNPERSSILLQHFLETGQVLSPEKVSRMEHVLPVWTTSWSSKSAKQIHMQVHLGDGPVAFCRISLQER, from the exons ATGGAAGCATCAAAATCGTCCTCTGCAGAGGTCATCTTAGAAGAATGGAATGGTTCTTCTTCCACCAAACTCTCCAGAACTGCCACCATTACCGCTTCCCCTTCTCTCTCCATCCAaag GTCTGGTCGCCGACTCCACCATGTTTGGAGACGGGTTCTCCAAGCATTTGTACCCGAg GGTTTTCCTAACAGTGTAACTCCAGATTATGTACCTTTTCAAGTCTGGGATTCACTGCAG GGCCTTTCAACGTACATCCGGACCATGCTCTCGACACAA gCTCTTCTTAGTGCTATTGGAGTTGGTGAGAAATCCGCGACTGTAATTGGTGCCACATTTCAG TGGTTTTTGAGGGACCTAACTGGAATGCTTGGAGGCATTTTATTCACATTCTACCAG GGCTCAAACCTGGATAGCAATGCCAAAATGTGGCGTTTAATCGCAGATCTTATGAATGATCTTG GAATGTTGATGGACCTGGTTTCCCCCTTGTTTCCTTCAGCTTTCGTGTTTGTAGTTTGCTTGGGGAGCCTATCACGATCATTCA CTGGTGTTGCCGGTGGAGCAACTAGAGCTGCTTTGACGCAGCATTTTGCCCTTCAGAGTAATGCTGCAGATATTTCTGCCAAG GAAGGAAGTCAGGAGACATTGGCAACAATGATTGGCATGGCTTTGGGAATGCTTCTTGCTCGGATTACAATGGGGCATGCACTAgctatttggttttcttttctgtCACTCACCCTGTTCCATATATATG CAAACTACAAGGCTGTCCGATGCCTTGTCTTAACCTCACTAAATCCTGAGAGGAGCTCAATTCTTTTGCAGCATTTCCTGGAAACTGGCCAAG TTCTCTCACCTGAAAAGGTCTCTAGGATGGAGCATGTACTACCCGTATGGACCACTTCATGGAGCTCCAAGAGTGCTAAACAGATACACATGCAAGTACACTTAGGT GATGGACCTGTTGCATTCTGCAGGATCTCATTACAAGAAAG ATAA
- the LOC121256307 gene encoding protein root UVB sensitive 3 isoform X3, producing MEASKSSSAEVILEEWNGSSSTKLSRTATITASPSLSIQRSGRRLHHVWRRVLQAFVPEGFPNSVTPDYVPFQVWDSLQGLSTYIRTMLSTQALLSAIGVGEKSATVIGATFQWFLRDLTGMLGGILFTFYQGSNLDSNAKMWRLIADLMNDLGMLMDLVSPLFPSAFVFVVCLGSLSRSFTGVAGGATRAALTQHFALQSNAADISAKEGSQETLATMIGMALGMLLARITMGHALAIWFSFLSLTLFHIYANYKAVRCLVLTSLNPERSSILLQHFLETGQVLSPEKVSRMEHVLPVWTTSWSSKSAKQIHMQVHLGDGPVAFCRISLQESKVCTSGEAGNCPCYFA from the exons ATGGAAGCATCAAAATCGTCCTCTGCAGAGGTCATCTTAGAAGAATGGAATGGTTCTTCTTCCACCAAACTCTCCAGAACTGCCACCATTACCGCTTCCCCTTCTCTCTCCATCCAaag GTCTGGTCGCCGACTCCACCATGTTTGGAGACGGGTTCTCCAAGCATTTGTACCCGAg GGTTTTCCTAACAGTGTAACTCCAGATTATGTACCTTTTCAAGTCTGGGATTCACTGCAG GGCCTTTCAACGTACATCCGGACCATGCTCTCGACACAA gCTCTTCTTAGTGCTATTGGAGTTGGTGAGAAATCCGCGACTGTAATTGGTGCCACATTTCAG TGGTTTTTGAGGGACCTAACTGGAATGCTTGGAGGCATTTTATTCACATTCTACCAG GGCTCAAACCTGGATAGCAATGCCAAAATGTGGCGTTTAATCGCAGATCTTATGAATGATCTTG GAATGTTGATGGACCTGGTTTCCCCCTTGTTTCCTTCAGCTTTCGTGTTTGTAGTTTGCTTGGGGAGCCTATCACGATCATTCA CTGGTGTTGCCGGTGGAGCAACTAGAGCTGCTTTGACGCAGCATTTTGCCCTTCAGAGTAATGCTGCAGATATTTCTGCCAAG GAAGGAAGTCAGGAGACATTGGCAACAATGATTGGCATGGCTTTGGGAATGCTTCTTGCTCGGATTACAATGGGGCATGCACTAgctatttggttttcttttctgtCACTCACCCTGTTCCATATATATG CAAACTACAAGGCTGTCCGATGCCTTGTCTTAACCTCACTAAATCCTGAGAGGAGCTCAATTCTTTTGCAGCATTTCCTGGAAACTGGCCAAG TTCTCTCACCTGAAAAGGTCTCTAGGATGGAGCATGTACTACCCGTATGGACCACTTCATGGAGCTCCAAGAGTGCTAAACAGATACACATGCAAGTACACTTAGGT GATGGACCTGTTGCATTCTGCAGGATCTCATTACAAGAAAG CAAAGTATGTACTAGTGGAGAAGCAGGGAATTGTCCATGCTACTTTGCATAA
- the LOC121256307 gene encoding protein root UVB sensitive 3 isoform X1: MEASKSSSAEVILEEWNGSSSTKLSRTATITASPSLSIQRSGRRLHHVWRRVLQAFVPEGFPNSVTPDYVPFQVWDSLQGLSTYIRTMLSTQALLSAIGVGEKSATVIGATFQWFLRDLTGMLGGILFTFYQGSNLDSNAKMWRLIADLMNDLGMLMDLVSPLFPSAFVFVVCLGSLSRSFTGVAGGATRAALTQHFALQSNAADISAKEGSQETLATMIGMALGMLLARITMGHALAIWFSFLSLTLFHIYANYKAVRCLVLTSLNPERSSILLQHFLETGQVLSPEKVSRMEHVLPVWTTSWSSKSAKQIHMQVHLGVRVSSLNHSELMDLLHSAGSHYKKAKYVLVEKQGIVHATLHKDSTSADVLQSFFHALVMANLTDKNKCVHLESQSWMDKHYEVFIQKLWSSGWKTERLLSPSIVWKAKWICEPLDAKMD, translated from the exons ATGGAAGCATCAAAATCGTCCTCTGCAGAGGTCATCTTAGAAGAATGGAATGGTTCTTCTTCCACCAAACTCTCCAGAACTGCCACCATTACCGCTTCCCCTTCTCTCTCCATCCAaag GTCTGGTCGCCGACTCCACCATGTTTGGAGACGGGTTCTCCAAGCATTTGTACCCGAg GGTTTTCCTAACAGTGTAACTCCAGATTATGTACCTTTTCAAGTCTGGGATTCACTGCAG GGCCTTTCAACGTACATCCGGACCATGCTCTCGACACAA gCTCTTCTTAGTGCTATTGGAGTTGGTGAGAAATCCGCGACTGTAATTGGTGCCACATTTCAG TGGTTTTTGAGGGACCTAACTGGAATGCTTGGAGGCATTTTATTCACATTCTACCAG GGCTCAAACCTGGATAGCAATGCCAAAATGTGGCGTTTAATCGCAGATCTTATGAATGATCTTG GAATGTTGATGGACCTGGTTTCCCCCTTGTTTCCTTCAGCTTTCGTGTTTGTAGTTTGCTTGGGGAGCCTATCACGATCATTCA CTGGTGTTGCCGGTGGAGCAACTAGAGCTGCTTTGACGCAGCATTTTGCCCTTCAGAGTAATGCTGCAGATATTTCTGCCAAG GAAGGAAGTCAGGAGACATTGGCAACAATGATTGGCATGGCTTTGGGAATGCTTCTTGCTCGGATTACAATGGGGCATGCACTAgctatttggttttcttttctgtCACTCACCCTGTTCCATATATATG CAAACTACAAGGCTGTCCGATGCCTTGTCTTAACCTCACTAAATCCTGAGAGGAGCTCAATTCTTTTGCAGCATTTCCTGGAAACTGGCCAAG TTCTCTCACCTGAAAAGGTCTCTAGGATGGAGCATGTACTACCCGTATGGACCACTTCATGGAGCTCCAAGAGTGCTAAACAGATACACATGCAAGTACACTTAGGTGTAAGGGTGTCTTCTCTTAATCACTCGGAACT GATGGACCTGTTGCATTCTGCAGGATCTCATTACAAGAAAG CAAAGTATGTACTAGTGGAGAAGCAGGGAATTGTCCATGCTACTTTGCATAAAGACTCGACATCTGCAGATGTCTTGCAGTCATTTTTTCATGCCCTTGTTATGGCAAATCTTACAGATAAAAACAAGTGTGTGCATTTGGAGAGCCAATCATGGATGGATAAACATTACGAAGTTTTTATTCAAAAG CTATGGTCCTCAGGTTGGAAAACAGAACGACTTCTATCGCCTTCTATTGTTTGGAAGGCAAAATGGATCTGTGAGCCTTTGGATGCAAAGATGGACTAG